ATAAAGATTTTTTAGTTTATCTGTTGGTTTATTACTAGTGTCAAATTGAAAATTATTAAAATCATAAAGATTATTAATATACTGAAATATATTGCAATCTCTAATATTGTTATTTTTTATGTTTTTAAGTTGATGAGTTATAGAATATAAAAATTTTAATATAGTAGTTTTTCCTGTATCATTGTCACCTGCAAATAAATTAACATTTGCAAAATTGTCAAACTTAGAATTTTTAAATTGTCTGTAATTACGAATTTCAAAATTCTTTATCATAAAAATAACCTAATTATAATATGATAATATTGTATAATATACTTTTATTATTTCAAATATTTAATTATTGTTATATGTAATTTATGATTTAACCATAGACACTAATGAATATATAAGTTTTTTATCAGTGGTGTCTTTGCCCCCTGCGAAGCGTTCCCTTAGGGTACAGCCCCCCACTTCTTTTACGACTGAAAGGAGTCCTTCAGGGCGACCGAAGGAAGTGCCTGCGACTGAAAGAAGTACCTTTAGGTATGGGTGCGAAGGCGGGAAAAAGTTGATAGAAAATTATTATTTTAATATACAATGAAAATTTTTTAAGCTTGTAAAAATGTATTTTAAATTTTTTGTTTGTGGTGGCTTTCCCCATGCAAAGCGTGCCCGAAGGGTGAAAACTTTGACAAAGTCCACAAAGCGAAGGCGGGAAAAAGTTGAATAAAAAATCATGTAACAAAATATAGTTATTTCAGAATATATTATTTTAGTTTATTAGAAAATATTTTTTAAGTTTTTTATTTGTGGTGGCGTTGCCCCACGCCCCTACTTCTTTTACGACCGTAGGAAGTGCCTTCGGTATTGGTATAAAAGAAGCAAAAGAACTACAATTTTTTAGCTAAAAATATTTTTATTATCTTATAGTTTATAGATATTCCAAAAGATACAAAGCTATAACATTTGCACTTTTTGCAACTTTTTGCGGCGGGAAAAAGTTGATCTTTTGCTTCTTTGGTATACTTCACTAAAGGTGAGTCTCTTACTTTTTTGTTCGTACTTGTTTTTTATCATTAATTAATTATCATTTAACAATATTTTTAATTTTAAGAGGTATTAAAAAATGGAAAAAATAAATCTAGCAAAAGCTTCAAAAATCACTTCTCCAAATCCTGTTGCATTAGTATGCACTCAAAAACCTGACGGAAGCACTAATATTGCAACGGTATCATGGTATACTTATTTATCTTATAATCCCAATATGATAGCTTATGCAATGGCTAAAACTTCATATAGCGGTGAATTAGTTCGTTCAAATAAAAAAGTTATAATTACAATTCCAAGTGAAAATATTAAAGAAATTGTAATGGAGTGCGGTATGAAAAGCGGAAGAGATACTAATAAAATAGAAGAATTTAAAATAAAAATGCAGGAACTTCCTACAAGCGAAATAAAAATTCCTATTCATAGTGCTGCTGCCATACAATGCAGTTTAAAAGAGTTTATTGAAACAGGGGATCATTATTTATATATATGCAATGTTGAAGAAGTGTATGCAGATAGTAAAGAAAAAGCTGTATTTGCTTGGGAGAGTTATAGTAAAATAGCATCAGCTAAAGAAGCATAATCATTAGTTTATAAATTTGGGCTTTGTCTTATATTTCATTATTATAAGGCAAAGCCTTAAACAAATTGCTTGAAAAATTATAAAAATATTTTAATATTTGAACTCTAAATTTTACTCAGGATAAATAAATGATAAAAAAAGAAATAGAGCAATTATATGAATTAGGAAAAAATGCCTTTATAGAAGAAAGATACAAA
This is a stretch of genomic DNA from Brachyspira sp. SAP_772. It encodes these proteins:
- a CDS encoding flavin reductase family protein is translated as MEKINLAKASKITSPNPVALVCTQKPDGSTNIATVSWYTYLSYNPNMIAYAMAKTSYSGELVRSNKKVIITIPSENIKEIVMECGMKSGRDTNKIEEFKIKMQELPTSEIKIPIHSAAAIQCSLKEFIETGDHYLYICNVEEVYADSKEKAVFAWESYSKIASAKEA